The Chryseobacterium phocaeense genome includes the window AAAAATTATTAAAGCTTAACTATAGCGTATCAAGATCTACAGACGTTTCAGGACGTGTAGCATCTGATCCTTCCAATGCTTTAATCAAAATCACAGTAGAAGCTACTGAAAAGTCTGATATCCTGGAAAGTTTATTGAACGGTAAGTATAAGCCTACAACAGGTGAGGTTACTTTCAATAAATCTCACGAAGAAGGTACACTAACTACTCTTACATGGGAGAACGGATATGTAATCCAGCACGAAGTAGACTTCGATGCAATAGACACGAACAGTATGCTGATCAGCTTTGTAGTAAGCGCGGAAGTTATCGGTCTTGGTACATCTGAGTACCGTGGAATGTGGCCTGGAGCTTAATCAACAGACCCAAGTCTTTTAGTAAAAAATAACAACTGAACAGAATGGCAGAAATGCTGTTCTGTTTTTTGTTTTAGGTAGCTGGTGTTAGGTAGCAGGTATTAGGTAGCAGGGAATAGAAAAAAATGCTTCAACACATATCCAGAAATCTCACAAAGCTCTCACTCCATCACCTGGAAATTCATCACTCATAATTCATCACTCATCACTCAAAAAAGTATTCCTTTTT containing:
- the tssD gene encoding type VI secretion system tube protein TssD, with product MAANSRGILKFNGGEGQKLLKLNYSVSRSTDVSGRVASDPSNALIKITVEATEKSDILESLLNGKYKPTTGEVTFNKSHEEGTLTTLTWENGYVIQHEVDFDAIDTNSMLISFVVSAEVIGLGTSEYRGMWPGA